Below is a window of Moorella thermoacetica DNA.
CGGCTGGCGGCGCCAGTCCCCGGGGTGGCCGGGTAGCCCGGACCTGGAAGGAACCATTAACCGGTACCGGCTGGATTACCTGGCCTGAGGTAACTGGCCGGCGGATTTTAGCCGCCCGGCGGGCCTTAATACCAGGCTCGCAGTAGTGAACACCCGGTGCTAGCTTATTATTAGCTCTGAATCAAGGGGGAGTGATGATGAACGTCACCGGGGTGACGGCTGCTACCACGGGAACAACCAGCACAGTGCCCAACAAGGGCCTGGGTAAGGACGACTTTCTGAAGCTACTGGCAGCCCAGCTCCAAAACCAGGACCCGCTGAACCCTGTGAGTAACACCGATTTTATCGCCCAGATGGCCCAGTTCAGCGTCCTGGAACAGATGAACAACTTATATGAGAGCTTCAATGAGGCCTTAATGCTCCAGGCGGTAGGGTTGATCGGCAAAGAAGTGACCGCCAGGATCAACGACCAGACCCTGACGGGAACGGTGAGTAAAGTTAACTGGAGCCCGGAGGGGATCATCCTGACGGTGGGGGAGCAGCAGGTATCTTTGAAGGATGTCCAGGAGGTAGCCCTGCCGGCAAACGCGTCACCAACACCGGCCGCCGCCGGGTAGCCACCAGTTATGCCGCGGTGGCGCTTGGAGAGTAAAAAGGCATCAGCCCCCGGCCTGTTTTGGGGCGGGAAGTTGCCTGCAAGTAATAACTGGCTGATAGCAGTGACAAGACCGGGCTTAAAGTTGAGATCCTGATAAACTGTTGATGGGCAACTTGTTATGGGCTAGCCGAGAGATCAGGTGATAGGAATGGCTATTGTCGACCCGCGAGTATTAACGCCGTTAAAGGCCCCGGTTCCGGCAGTGAAACCATCGCCGGGACCAATTGGAAAGGGAGCCAGAGCTGCCGTATCTTTCCAGACGGTGTTAAAGGAACAGATGGGCGGTCTCAAGTTTTCCCGCCACGCCAGCGAGCGCCTGGAAAGCCGGGGGATAAACCTCTCGGCGCAACAAATGGCCCGCCTGGAGGATGGTGTGCGAAGGGCCGCCGGCAAGGGCGCCCGGGAATCCCTGGTGCTCCTGGACGACCTGGCCCTGGTGGTCAGCGTCAAGAACCGCACGGTCATCACCGCCGCCGCCAGGCAGGACCTGCAAGAGAACGTCTTTACCAATATCGACAGCGCCGTGTTGCTATAAAGGTTTTCAGGTTCGGCCTCTGGTACGGCCTCCAGATAATGAACGGTTTTTTACCAGCAATATTACTTTCATCACAGGGCCGGACCCCGAAGGGGAGGCCCGCAGGCTGCCGAACGACAGAGGCGGCCGAAAAGAAGGGGGTAATTTACCATGATGCGTTCCCTTTATTCCGGCGTGTCGGGCTTACGCACCCACCAGACACGCATGGACGTCATCGGCGACAACATCGCCAACGTCAACACCGTGGGTTTCAAGCGCAGCGCCGTGACCTTTAAAGACGTCTTTTACCAGACCCTGCGCGGCGGCTCGGCCGGCGATAGCGGGGGGACAGGAATGGGTGGTACCAACCCCCAGCAAATCGGCCTGGGCGTCACTTTAGGGAGCATTGATGTGGTGCATACCCAGGGCGCCGCCGCGTCCACTGGCAATGGGACGGACTTAATGATCCAGGGAGATGGATTCTTCAGGGTTTCCGATGGGACGAATACTTATTATACCCGCGCCGGGGCCTTTCACTTCGACAACGAAGGGTTCCTGGTGACAACAGACGGATTAAAGGTTTTGGGAACTGATGATAACCCAATCCAGATTGCTGATATGAACGATCCAACTACCATGCCCCAGAGTTATAGCATTGACAAGATGGGTGTAGTGCATTACGTGGACAGTACAGGAGCAGCCCTGCAAGCGGGGACGATCAGCATAGCCAAGTTTTCCAACCCTTCCGGTTTAGAAAAAATTGGCCAAAACCTTTACCGGGCTACAACCAGCTCGGGTGATCCGGGCTCGGAACTTACTCCTGGTCAGGGCTCCTTGGCCAATACCACCATCATCCCCTCGGCCCTGGAGATGTCCAATGTCGACCTGGCCCAGGAGTTTACCGACATGATCATCACCGAGCGCGGCTTCCAGGCCAATGCCCGGACCATCACAACATCCGACCAGATGCTTCAGGAGCTGGTTAACCTGAAACGGTAACTCTACAATGTATTATAAATGAACCTTAAGGGACGGATTTCCTGGAAGCAACCTGGCGGAAAAAACGTCCGGTTCTATAAGGGCGGCCAGGGTGACCCCGGCAGTGTCCGGGGCCCGGAGGTGTCTTCCTGGGAACCTTCTCTGGCGCAAGAGTAGATTTTGTCCATAGCGATTGTCGACCCTAACCAAAACGAAAATGAAGGAATAACAGGGAGTTGGGGGCTATAAAGGCCCCGACTTCCTGCCTCTGACTTCTGATTTACAGGGGGCGGCAGGCATGATCAAGGTTACCACCCTGGATAAGCGGGAGATAATCCTCAATGCCGAACTAATCGAGCGGATTGAGAGCGTGCCGGAAACAGTCATTACCCTGACCAGCGGTAAGAAGATCCTGGTGACCCAGACGGCCGAGGAGATTATGGAACGGGTGATCGCCTACCGGCGCCTGATCCTCCAGCCGGTCGACTCTCAGGACGGGGTGAATTAGAGGTTGCATCGGATAGATTTTATGACCGTGCTGGGCATTGTGGCCGGTATCGGGCTCATGGTCGGCGCCCTCATCATGGGCGGTAACCCGAAACTCTTCTGGAGCGTGCCCTCGCTGATGGTCACCGTGGGCGGGTCATTTGCCGCCGTGCTTATCAACTTCAGCTTTCAGGATATCAAGAACGTCTTTGGCACCGTGAAACAGGCCTTTACCACCGACCTCATGGACCCGGAAGAACTCATCGAGGTCTTCGGCGAGCTGGCCCGCAAGGCCCGGCGGGAGGGGTTGCTCGCCCTGGAGGATGACGCCAACCGCCTGGAGGACCCCTTCTTCGCCAAGGGCATCCAGATGATGGTCGACGCCATGGAGCCCCAGATGATCCGGGAGATCCTGGAGACGGATATGGCCTACATGGCCCGGCGCCATGAGATTGGTTACGGCATCTTTAAAACCTGGGGGAACCTAGCGCCTTCCTTCGGCCTCATCGGCACCCTCATCGGCCTGGTGCAGATGCTCGCCAAATTGGATAAGCCGGAGACCCTGGGCCCCAGCATGGCCCTGGCCCTGATTACGACTTTCTACGGCGCCATTATGGCCTACATGATCTTTATCCCCCTGGCGGGGAAATTGAGTCTCCGCAGCGAGCAGGAGATGATGCTGCACCAGATGATGCTGGAGGGCATTATCGCCATCCAGTCGGGGGTGAACCCGCGCATCCTGGAAGAACACCTGCGCTCTTTCCTGGCGCCGGTCAGTAACCGCCGCCGGCAGCCGGGAGAAGAAACTTTATCCGGTGAAGAAGCCTTCCGGCAAAGGATTTGATCCGGGGCAGCCGCTCCTGTAGTCCCTCTTTAGATGATGTTGCGTCGCCGTCACGAACCCTGAAAACGCAAGGCTATATGGTGGCCTTTGGTCCTGGAAAGGCAGAGGAAGTAGTTCTTGATTCGGGTGCAATTTCCTGGAGCGTAAATTTTTAGGGAGAGATACCGGCCATGGCCGTTAAAAAGTGGCAAAAGAAATCAGAAGAGGGAGCCCCTACCTGGATGATCACCTATTCCGACCTCATGACCCAGCTGGTGGTTTTCTTTGTCCTGCTTTTTTCCTTCTCCGTTATTAACCAGCAAAAGTTCCAGCAGTTTATCGCTTCCTACCAGGGAATGGGGATCCTGGACGGGGGCGTGTCGCCCATCGTTGAGACTGAACCCGCCCCGAGCAATTACCCCGAGAACCTGCAAACACCGGAAGCGGCGGCGGCTCTGGCCCGGGCCCAGGAGATGATGCAGACCTACCAGACGGTGAAGAACTTTCTTACCGCGAACGGCCTGGAGTCCGAGGTGGAGGTTCGTTACGAAGACCGGGGAATCGCCCTGGATATCAAAGAGCGCATCCTCTTTGATTCCGGCCGGGCGGATTTAAAACCGGAAGCCAGGCAACTGCTGGATAAATTGTCCGGCTTGCTGAGCAGGCTGCCCAACGAGGTCAAGGTTGAGGGCTATACCGACAACCGGCCTATACATACGGTCCAGTTTCCCACCAACTGGGAGCTATCGACGGCCAGGGCGGCGAGGGTGGTACGTTATTTCATCGAAGAACACCACCTGCAGCCGGATCGCTTTATGGCCATAGGTTATGGCGAGTATCATCCACTTTATCCCAACGATTCGCCGGAACATATGGCGGAAAACCGGCGCGTAGTATTACTCCTGGGTGTGAACGGCAGCCAGCAGACCCAGGGAAAAGAGGTGTATAAGAATGCCCCCTAAAGAAGCAGCAGAGAAAACAACCGAAAAAAGGGAGACCAGGGGCCGGTCCCTGGTGACTGTCCTTTTGCTCCTGGTGGTCCTCCTGTTGAGCGGCGGCTACGTTTATTACTTTTTCTTCGGCGGCAACAGCCGTGGTATGGCGGCGGCGCCCACCGGCAACAACCCTGAACCGGCGGCGCTGCAGAAATTGAGCCTGGATAGTATTGTCGTCAACCTGGCTGATCCCGGCCTGCACCATTATCTACGGGCGAAGATTACCATGGAATACAGCGACCCCAAATTGGCTACCGAGCTCAATGATAAGCTTTACCGCGTCCGGGACACCATCATTTCCGTACTGCGGAGCAAGAAAACCGACGACCTGCAGAACGAGGAAGCCCTGAAGCGGGAACTCCTGACGGCCATAAATTCCCAGCTGACGGCCGGGCAGGTGCGGGCCCTTTATTTTGAAGAGTTTATTATCCAGTAGAGGAGTTCCAAAGATGGGGTTAACGGAAGAGGAGATCCAGAAGCTTTTACAGGCTATGGAAGCCGGGGAAGACCAGCCACGGGTGGAGAAGGCCCGTTTTGCCCCCCTGCAGCCGGCGCCGGCGCCCGGCGTTACGGCCGATTTCAAGCGCATCGCCGACGTACCCCTGCGCCTGAAAGCCGAGCTCGGCCGGACCCGCATGACGGTCAAGGAAATCCTGGACTTAAAGGACGGGTCCGTCATTGTCCTGGATAAACTGGCGGGCGAACCGGTGGACTTGCTGGTGAACGACATTCCCCTGGCGAAGGGCGAGGTCGTGGTGATTAACGACGCCTTTGGCGTCAGGATCAACAGCCTGGCGGCCGTCGAGGAAGAAGGGCAGAGTTAGGATGGATCGCGAACTGGTCCTGGCCCTGGTACGCCTGGCGATCTTCCTACCCCTGGTCCTGGCCCTGGCCTATATCACCGTGCGCTTCGGCCTGGGTCGTGTCACCGGCCTGGCCACTGGTTCCGGGAATCTAGAAGTGCTGGAGCGGGTACAGTTGAGTAACAAAACCGGACTGGCGGTTATCCGCTGTGGGGAAAGGTATTTCCTGGTCGGCCTGGGGGATGGACCCCCGGCGTTGCTCGCGGAGCTGCCCGATTACCCGGCAGAAGTAGCCGAGGCCGGGGAGATCAAAGTCTATCCATTACAATCCCTGGAGAAAGGGGAGCCAGGGGCGGTTACCGGAGGTACAGGCCGGGTGGCAGAGTTGTTGCAGGCCGGCTGGCAGAGGCTCAGGCGACATGATGGCTAGGGATCTAGCGACGGTGGGGCGGCGACGGCGGCAGGTGCAGATGCCGGCGTACCGCAGCCGGCCGGATTGGCCGGGGGCGGGGGGATTCCACCGGGCGGGGCCAGTGGAGCAGGGCACCGGTTTCGCCCTGGAAGAAGCCACTGCGGTGGAGAGCAATGGCCGGGGGACCCCGCCGGCCGTAAGGCAGCCGTTATGGCCCCTGGTCCTGGGAGGCGCGGCCTTGCTGGCCGGATTGGTCCTGGGGCTTAGACCGGCCCTGGCCCAGCCGGTTCCCGTGCCCCAGGTGAACCTGAACCTGGCCCAGACCACCGACCCGCGCCAGGTGGTGGACACCGTCAGGCTGCTGATCCTGCTGACAGTTCTGGCCCTGGCGCCGGCCCTGGTCCTGCTGATGACCTCCTTTACCAGGATAATCGTTGTCCTGTCCTTCGTTCGCAGTGCCCTGGCCACCCAGCAGACGCCGCCCAACCAGATCTTAATCGGCCTGGCCCTGTTCCTGACCTTTTTCATCATGGCGCCGGTTTACAACCAGGTAAAGACCCAGGCCATCGACCCTTACCTGGCGGGGCGAATAACCCAGGAGCAGGCCCTGGCCGCCGGGGCCCGGCCGGTGAGAGAGTTTATGTACCGCCAGACCCGGGAAAAAGACCTGGCCCTGTTCGTCCACATGTCCGGCATGGCCCAGCCCCGCACCCGGGACGATGTGCCCCTGCATGTCCTGATCCCGGCCTTTATCATCAGCGAGCTGAAAACGGCCTTCCAGATGGGCTTTTTGATCTACATCCCGTTCCTGATAATCGATCTGGTAATTGCCAGTACCCTCATGGCCATGGGCATGTTTATGGTACCGCCAGTGATGATCTCTCTACCTTTTAAACTCATGCTCTTTGTCCTGGTTGACGGCTGGTACTTGGTTGTCAAGTCCTTGCTGGAGAGTTTTTAGGGAGGCAGTACTATGACCCAGGAATTCGTTATCCACCTGGCCAGGGAGGCCCTGACCACCGCCCTGCTGCTGGCG
It encodes the following:
- a CDS encoding flagellar hook capping FlgD N-terminal domain-containing protein, with the translated sequence MMNVTGVTAATTGTTSTVPNKGLGKDDFLKLLAAQLQNQDPLNPVSNTDFIAQMAQFSVLEQMNNLYESFNEALMLQAVGLIGKEVTARINDQTLTGTVSKVNWSPEGIILTVGEQQVSLKDVQEVALPANASPTPAAAG
- a CDS encoding TIGR02530 family flagellar biosynthesis protein; amino-acid sequence: MAIVDPRVLTPLKAPVPAVKPSPGPIGKGARAAVSFQTVLKEQMGGLKFSRHASERLESRGINLSAQQMARLEDGVRRAAGKGARESLVLLDDLALVVSVKNRTVITAAARQDLQENVFTNIDSAVLL
- a CDS encoding flagellar hook-basal body complex protein gives rise to the protein MMRSLYSGVSGLRTHQTRMDVIGDNIANVNTVGFKRSAVTFKDVFYQTLRGGSAGDSGGTGMGGTNPQQIGLGVTLGSIDVVHTQGAAASTGNGTDLMIQGDGFFRVSDGTNTYYTRAGAFHFDNEGFLVTTDGLKVLGTDDNPIQIADMNDPTTMPQSYSIDKMGVVHYVDSTGAALQAGTISIAKFSNPSGLEKIGQNLYRATTSSGDPGSELTPGQGSLANTTIIPSALEMSNVDLAQEFTDMIITERGFQANARTITTSDQMLQELVNLKR
- a CDS encoding flagellar FlbD family protein, translating into MIKVTTLDKREIILNAELIERIESVPETVITLTSGKKILVTQTAEEIMERVIAYRRLILQPVDSQDGVN
- a CDS encoding motility protein A, whose amino-acid sequence is MTVLGIVAGIGLMVGALIMGGNPKLFWSVPSLMVTVGGSFAAVLINFSFQDIKNVFGTVKQAFTTDLMDPEELIEVFGELARKARREGLLALEDDANRLEDPFFAKGIQMMVDAMEPQMIREILETDMAYMARRHEIGYGIFKTWGNLAPSFGLIGTLIGLVQMLAKLDKPETLGPSMALALITTFYGAIMAYMIFIPLAGKLSLRSEQEMMLHQMMLEGIIAIQSGVNPRILEEHLRSFLAPVSNRRRQPGEETLSGEEAFRQRI
- a CDS encoding OmpA family protein, translated to MAVKKWQKKSEEGAPTWMITYSDLMTQLVVFFVLLFSFSVINQQKFQQFIASYQGMGILDGGVSPIVETEPAPSNYPENLQTPEAAAALARAQEMMQTYQTVKNFLTANGLESEVEVRYEDRGIALDIKERILFDSGRADLKPEARQLLDKLSGLLSRLPNEVKVEGYTDNRPIHTVQFPTNWELSTARAARVVRYFIEEHHLQPDRFMAIGYGEYHPLYPNDSPEHMAENRRVVLLLGVNGSQQTQGKEVYKNAP
- a CDS encoding flagellar basal body-associated FliL family protein; translated protein: MPPKEAAEKTTEKRETRGRSLVTVLLLLVVLLLSGGYVYYFFFGGNSRGMAAAPTGNNPEPAALQKLSLDSIVVNLADPGLHHYLRAKITMEYSDPKLATELNDKLYRVRDTIISVLRSKKTDDLQNEEALKRELLTAINSQLTAGQVRALYFEEFIIQ
- the fliN gene encoding flagellar motor switch protein FliN, with amino-acid sequence MGLTEEEIQKLLQAMEAGEDQPRVEKARFAPLQPAPAPGVTADFKRIADVPLRLKAELGRTRMTVKEILDLKDGSVIVLDKLAGEPVDLLVNDIPLAKGEVVVINDAFGVRINSLAAVEEEGQS
- the fliO gene encoding flagellar biosynthetic protein FliO: MDRELVLALVRLAIFLPLVLALAYITVRFGLGRVTGLATGSGNLEVLERVQLSNKTGLAVIRCGERYFLVGLGDGPPALLAELPDYPAEVAEAGEIKVYPLQSLEKGEPGAVTGGTGRVAELLQAGWQRLRRHDG
- the fliP gene encoding flagellar type III secretion system pore protein FliP (The bacterial flagellar biogenesis protein FliP forms a type III secretion system (T3SS)-type pore required for flagellar assembly.); this encodes MMARDLATVGRRRRQVQMPAYRSRPDWPGAGGFHRAGPVEQGTGFALEEATAVESNGRGTPPAVRQPLWPLVLGGAALLAGLVLGLRPALAQPVPVPQVNLNLAQTTDPRQVVDTVRLLILLTVLALAPALVLLMTSFTRIIVVLSFVRSALATQQTPPNQILIGLALFLTFFIMAPVYNQVKTQAIDPYLAGRITQEQALAAGARPVREFMYRQTREKDLALFVHMSGMAQPRTRDDVPLHVLIPAFIISELKTAFQMGFLIYIPFLIIDLVIASTLMAMGMFMVPPVMISLPFKLMLFVLVDGWYLVVKSLLESF